A segment of the Vicinamibacterales bacterium genome:
CGTCCCGCATCATGAGCCGACAGATCAATCACATTGACGACGCCAAATTCTGGCATCCCCGGCGGCGTAATTTCGGTCCACCTGTCACCGCCATCCCGGGAGAGGTGGATGCGCCCGTCGTCCGAACCGGCCCACAACAATCCAGCCGCATGTGGCGACTCTTCGAACGCGAAGATCGTGCCATAGACCTCGACACCGGTATTGTCACGTGTAATACCACGACCACCAGAATAGCCTTGCTTCGTCACATCGTTACGGGTCAGATCTGGACTGATGACCTCCCAGCGGTGTCCCCGATCGCGCGTACGATGCACGACCTGTGAGGTGTGATAGACAACATCCGGATCGTGCGGGGAGATCCGGATCGGTGCGTTCCACTGGAACCGGTAGGTCATGTCAGCCGCGCGCTGACCGGTCTGCGAATCCGGATAGGCCCGGATATTCTCGCGAATTCGCGTGCGAACGTTCATCCGGGTAATGGTGCCGCCGTAGCTCCCAGCAAAAACAATATCCTGGTCTCTCGGGTCCACTGCGATGTGCCCGCTCTCGCCGCCACCCACCGAATAGAAGTTGCCGGAGCCCCAGCTCGAGACCGACACGGTGCTGTTGTCCTGCTGGGCGCCGTAGACGCGGTACGGAAACTGATCGTCGACTGTGACGCGGTAGATTTCGGCGGTCGGTTGATTCGTCTGAGTCGACCAAGCCTGCCCACCGGTGAACGACACGTTCGCGCCGCCATCGTTCGCATTGATCATCACCGCCGAATCATCGGGATTTATCCACAAGTCATGGTTGTCCCCATGCGGCACGTTGATCCGTTCATAAGTGCGGCCACCATCCGTAGACTTATAAAGCGCAGTATTGAGTGCGTAAACCGTATCTGAATCGTTCGGATCGGCGTAGATGTGAATGTAATACCAAGCACGCTGCAATAACATTCGCTCGCGATTAATGCGCTGCCAAGTGTCACCTGCGTCATCCGAACGATACATTCCGCCTTGACCGTCGGCTGCCTCGATAAGTGCCCAGACCCGATCTGGGTTCGCTGGGGATACTGCCACTGCCGTCTTTCCCATCATGCCGTGTGTTGGTAGCCCGCCCTCGAGCCGGACCCAAGTGTCACCACCGTCGGTCGTTTTGTAGACCCCGCCGTCCGTACTGCCGCTGTCGATCGTCCAAGGAGTGCGCCGCGCCGCCCACATGCCAGCGTAAAGCACTCGAGGATTTGATGGGTCCATCGACAGATCGACGGTACCCGTCTGGTCACTCACCGACAGGACGTGCTCCCACGACTCTCCACCGTCCTTCGACCGGAAGACACCGCGGGCCTCACTTGGACCGAAGAGGTTGCCAAGCACCGCAACGTATACCAAATCATGGTTCGTCGGATGTACCCGGATTTTCCCGATCTGACCGGCCTCGGGCAGACCAGCGTGCCGCCACGTCTTACCAGCGTCCCTCGAACGGTACATCCCGACGCCGGGTGACGCATTGCCACGGGGGCAGGCCGAACCGGTCCCGACGTAGATGACATTCACATCGGATTCCGCAACGGCGATCGCCCCGACCGACCCAGCCTCAAACGCCCCATCGGAAACGGGTTCCCACGACTGGCCAGCGTCGGCCGTCTTCCACACGCCACCACCGGTCGACCCGAAATAGTAGACAAGGGGCAGCCCTCGGACACCGGTCACCGCCGTCGACCGTCCGCCGCGCGAGAAATCAAGTTGACGATACTCGAGACTGTTGAACAACGCCGGGTCGACCGTGACATGAAGCATATCCTCTGGTGGAGGCGACTGAGCACCAAGTGGAACGGGCACAGCGAACACGCTCCCCACCACGACGAGGACTGCCAGAAGAGTCCCGTTTAACTTCTTGACCATTAATGACGATGTAAATGATGAGCAAGACATGCGCACACTCCCTAGTAGTTATGCAACATCAGCTGTAATGACCGTCCACATTGCATCTCGCCAAACACAATCTATTCCAACGAACCCGGCGTCCTGTAGTAATTTGAAGTGAACGGCCAGAGGCGTGTGGTGGTCGTGGGCCTTCGAGTGGTCCATCATGCTTTGAACCTCTGTTTCCGTACAGTTTCCTGGTGCTTGCATGAAATCGAGCAAACTCTTCCACATCAGGGTATCGTTCACATCGGTACCACCGCTGAGTTGATCAGCAAATCGAAAAGTGCCTCCGGATTTTATCGACTCGCGCACGCGACGAAACAACGTCGCCTTATCTTCAACGTGATGAAGACTAAAAGAAGACACGACCAAATCGAATTGCCCGAGCCCCATCCTGTAATCCTCAAACCATTCTGTCACGAACGTCGCGCGATGGGCCACATCCGGAAATGCTTCTTGTAGGCGTATCCGAGTCAACTCC
Coding sequences within it:
- a CDS encoding class I SAM-dependent methyltransferase; the protein is MSDSPKTASDYFGSMGFEYDSLIHRSVPRYDQMIQTLIDYLPKQPRTALELGCGSGGLSLPLVRHAPDCAFTFVDAAQKMVELTRIRLQEAFPDVAHRATFVTEWFEDYRMGLGQFDLVVSSFSLHHVEDKATLFRRVRESIKSGGTFRFADQLSGGTDVNDTLMWKSLLDFMQAPGNCTETEVQSMMDHSKAHDHHTPLAVHFKLLQDAGFVGIDCVWRDAMWTVITADVA